The proteins below are encoded in one region of Drosophila santomea strain STO CAGO 1482 chromosome 3R, Prin_Dsan_1.1, whole genome shotgun sequence:
- the LOC120452527 gene encoding protein pellino: MVKRTDGTESPILAEDGGDGHDKPRLRYGELVILGYNGYLPQGDRGRRRSKFVLHKRTEASGVKRSKHYIVQSPQTSKAILDANQHSISYTLSRNQAVIVEYKEDTETDMFQVGRSSESPIDFVVMDTLPGDKKDAKVMQSTISRFACRILVNRCEPAKARIFAAGFDSSRNIFLGEKATKWQDNVEIDGLTTNGVLIMHPKGSFCGGNAKCGLWRECSVGGDVFSLRESRSAQQKGQPIYDECNILQDGTLIDLCGATLLWRSAEGLQHSPTKHDLEKLIDAINAGRPQCPVGLNTLVIPRKVNIGDQVNQPYVYLNCGHVQGHHDWGQDENTGARRCPMCLELGPVVTLCMGLEPAFYVDVGAPTYAFNPCGHMATEKTVKYWANVEIPHGTNGFQAVCPFCATPLDGATGYIKLIFQDNLD, translated from the exons CACCGACGGCACTGAATCTCCCATACTGGCTGAAGACGGTGGCGATGGTCATGACAAACCGCGATTGCGCTACGGCGAACTAGTTATACTCGG CTACAATGGTTACTTGCCACAGGGAGATCGCGGTCGGCGACGCTCCAAGTTTGTGCTCCACAAGCGGACGGAGGCGAGTGGCGTCAAGCGGTCCAAGCACTACATCGTCCAATCGCCACAGACCTCGAAGGCCATTCTGGATGCCAATCAGCATTCAATCTCGTACACACTCTCACGCAACCAGGCGGTCATTGTGGAGTACAAGGAGGACACGGAAACGGACATGTTTCAG GTGGGACGCTCATCGGAGTCACCCATTGACTTTGTGGTGATGGACACGCTGCCCGGCGATAAGAAGGATGCCAAGGTTATGCAGAGCACAATTTCTCGGTTCGCCTGCCGCATTCTGGTCAACCGCTGTGAGCCTGCCAAGGCGAGAATATTCGCCGCCGGCTTCGATTCGAGCAGAAATATATTCCTTGGG GAGAAGGCCACCAAGTGGCAGGACAATGTGGAAATCGATGGCCTGACCACCAACGGTGTGCTGATTATGCACCCCAAAGGATCCTTCTGTGGCGGCAATGCCAAGTGCGGACTCTGGCGCGAGTGCTCCGTGGGCGGCGATGTGTTCAGCCTTCGCGAATCGCGTTCGGCCCAGCAAAAGGGGCAGCCG ATATATGACGAATGCAACATCCTGCAGGATGGCACACTTATTGATCTCTGCGGCGCAACATTGCTCTGGCGTTCCGCCGAGGGCTTGCAGCATTCGCCG ACCAAACACGATTTGGAGAAACTTATCGATGCCATTAATGCCGGTCGTCCACAGTGCCCGGTGGGTCTGAACACGCTGGTTATACCACGCAAAGTTAACATTGGGGATCAGGTGAACCAGCCTTACGTGTACTTAAACTGCGGCCATGTCCAGG GCCATCACGATTGGGGTCAGGACGAGAACACTGGCGCCCGCCGTTGTCCCATGTGCCTGGAACTCGGTCCAGTGGTCACCCTGTGCATGGGCTTGGAACCAGCCTTCTATGTGGACGTGGGCGCACCGACGTACGCGTTCAATCCATGCGGACACATGGCGACTGAAAAAACTGTCAA ATACTGGGCCAATGTGGAGATACCTCACGGCACCAACGGATTTCAGGCCGTCTGTCCCTTCTGTGCGACGCCCTTGGATGGAGCGACTGGCTACATAAAGTTAATATTCCAGGATAATCTagattaa